One Mycolicibacterium crocinum DNA window includes the following coding sequences:
- a CDS encoding NCS2 family permease, protein MNRLDRFFEITARGSTIGAEVRGGLVTFIAMAYIVVLNPIILSGAADVTGQKLGFAQVSATTSLAAGAMTILFGVFARLPFAFAAGLGINSFLATTVVGTVSWPEAMGLVVINGLIIVALAVTGLRRLVFDAVPMQLKLAITAGIGLFIMFIGLVDAGFISSTGLPSPPVGLGGGGHGSISTVPTVVFVFTLLLTGILVVRKVRGGILLGLVAGTVVAVVIEAIWHLGPATKNHGGWTLSVPTLSGSPFALPDLSLLGAFSFDSFGRIGVLAATMLVFTLVFANFFDAMGTFTGLSREAGLADDRGNFPRLRSALIVEGAGAVVGGATSASSNTVFIESGAGIEEGAKTGLANLVTGVLFLAAMFVGPLAQIVPTEVAAAALVIVGTMMFSQLRHVDVSEFSVALPVVLTVAVMPFSYSIANGIGVGFVTWVVVRSAAGKAREISPLLWVVAAGFVLYFARSGIESLLGVS, encoded by the coding sequence ATGAATCGTCTCGACCGCTTCTTCGAGATCACCGCCCGCGGGTCGACGATTGGCGCCGAAGTTCGAGGCGGCCTGGTCACCTTCATCGCGATGGCCTACATCGTCGTGCTGAACCCGATCATCCTGTCCGGCGCCGCCGACGTGACGGGACAGAAGCTCGGCTTCGCGCAGGTGTCGGCCACGACGTCGCTGGCGGCTGGGGCGATGACGATCCTGTTCGGCGTTTTCGCCCGGCTTCCGTTCGCGTTCGCCGCGGGGCTGGGCATCAACTCGTTCCTGGCCACCACGGTGGTGGGAACCGTCAGCTGGCCCGAGGCGATGGGGCTGGTGGTGATCAACGGCCTCATCATCGTCGCGCTGGCTGTCACCGGACTGCGTCGCCTGGTATTCGACGCGGTGCCCATGCAGCTCAAACTGGCGATCACCGCCGGCATCGGCCTGTTCATCATGTTCATCGGCCTGGTCGACGCCGGTTTCATTTCGTCGACCGGATTGCCTTCTCCTCCAGTCGGATTGGGTGGCGGCGGGCACGGCTCGATCAGCACCGTACCCACGGTGGTGTTCGTGTTCACGCTTCTGCTCACCGGAATCCTGGTCGTGCGCAAGGTCCGTGGCGGCATTCTGCTCGGATTGGTGGCCGGCACCGTGGTCGCGGTCGTCATCGAAGCGATCTGGCATCTGGGGCCCGCTACCAAGAACCACGGCGGCTGGACCCTGTCGGTGCCGACACTGTCGGGGTCGCCGTTCGCGCTTCCCGATCTCTCTCTGCTGGGCGCGTTCAGTTTCGACAGTTTCGGGCGTATCGGCGTCCTGGCCGCCACAATGCTGGTGTTCACTTTGGTATTCGCCAACTTCTTCGACGCGATGGGCACCTTCACCGGGCTGTCCCGCGAAGCCGGCCTGGCCGACGACCGCGGGAACTTCCCGCGGCTGCGCTCGGCGCTGATCGTGGAGGGCGCCGGCGCGGTGGTCGGCGGCGCGACGTCGGCGTCGTCGAACACCGTATTCATCGAGTCCGGCGCGGGCATCGAGGAGGGCGCCAAGACCGGACTGGCCAACCTCGTCACCGGCGTGCTGTTCCTTGCCGCGATGTTCGTCGGGCCGCTGGCGCAGATCGTGCCCACCGAGGTCGCGGCGGCCGCGCTCGTGATCGTCGGAACGATGATGTTCTCCCAACTGCGCCACGTCGACGTGTCGGAATTCTCGGTGGCGCTGCCGGTCGTGCTGACGGTCGCGGTCATGCCGTTCAGCTACTCGATCGCCAACGGCATCGGGGTCGGCTTCGTGACGTGGGTGGTGGTGCGGTCGGCCGCCGGTAAGGCCCGCGAGATCAGCCCGTTGTTGTGGGTCGTCGCGGCCGGCTTCGTGTTGTACTTCGCGCGCAGTGGGATCGAGTCGCTGCTGGGTGTCTCCTAG
- a CDS encoding GNAT family N-acetyltransferase: MAEVVEIPRAQTRHAAIAMLALRPRWQSAEALVEFIDTNLRPAGYRLAGVFDNDPEAAVSVIGFREAWSTAWGHHLYVDDMSTIPDARGRGHAEALMRWVVVEAQRLNCEAIHLDSGVGADRAAAHRLYMRNHFDITAHHFTRLLD, from the coding sequence GTGGCAGAGGTTGTGGAGATCCCCCGGGCGCAGACTCGGCACGCGGCGATCGCGATGCTGGCGCTGCGACCGCGCTGGCAGTCCGCGGAGGCACTGGTGGAGTTCATCGACACCAACCTTCGGCCGGCGGGCTATCGGCTCGCCGGCGTTTTCGACAACGACCCGGAGGCCGCGGTGTCGGTGATCGGATTCCGGGAAGCGTGGTCGACGGCGTGGGGCCATCACCTGTATGTCGACGATATGTCGACGATTCCTGACGCACGCGGTCGCGGACATGCCGAGGCCCTGATGCGGTGGGTCGTCGTCGAGGCGCAACGGTTGAATTGCGAAGCGATTCACTTGGATTCCGGCGTCGGCGCGGATCGCGCTGCCGCGCATCGGCTATACATGCGCAACCACTTCGACATCACCGCACACCATTTCACCCGGCTACTGGACTGA
- a CDS encoding IS1380 family transposase yields the protein MQLSHTRPVASARFDDPNLVSCAGLVPMAALAHQCGLSSLADEHITVPTDKGANAGAKVLSLVAGMVAGADSIDDMALLRHGAMGTVFDRPYAPSTLGSFLREFSFGHVRQLDAVAARLLAGLHERTPVLAGVDGPVCVDLDDTIIEVHGYTKQGSGYGYSGVRGLNALIATLTTEHGAPIICGQRLRKGACGSARGAARIVGDTLATVTRLRSSAAATRPLLRADSAFYGYPTVAAALRGGADVSITVRLDPKVKAAIAAIPEDAWISIQYTDAIYDENTQRWISRAEVAEIDFTAFSSRKTSEQIPGRLVVRRIPDLNPASGEGQTTLFDTWRFHAFFTTTDLDTVTADKTHRGHALIEQVHADLKDSALAHLPSGRFGANAAWLVCAAMAFNLTRAAATLTGPALAKARTGTIRRTLISVPARIASSARRLTLHLPRNWPWETAWNTLFHSLFGRNRPLLA from the coding sequence ATGCAACTATCTCACACTCGTCCTGTGGCGTCAGCCCGCTTTGATGACCCCAATCTGGTGTCGTGTGCCGGGCTGGTCCCGATGGCCGCTCTGGCTCATCAGTGCGGGTTGAGCAGCCTGGCTGATGAGCACATCACGGTGCCGACCGACAAGGGCGCCAACGCCGGGGCGAAAGTCTTGTCGCTGGTCGCGGGCATGGTAGCTGGTGCTGACAGCATCGATGACATGGCCTTGCTGCGCCACGGCGCGATGGGCACCGTGTTCGACCGCCCGTACGCCCCGTCGACGCTGGGATCGTTCCTGCGCGAATTCAGCTTCGGTCATGTCCGCCAACTCGACGCCGTGGCGGCGCGGTTGCTGGCCGGTCTGCACGAACGCACTCCGGTGCTGGCCGGTGTTGACGGTCCGGTGTGTGTTGATCTCGATGACACCATCATCGAAGTGCACGGCTACACCAAACAGGGATCTGGTTACGGATACTCCGGGGTCCGTGGGTTAAATGCGCTGATCGCCACGCTCACCACTGAGCATGGTGCACCGATCATCTGCGGCCAACGCCTACGCAAAGGCGCCTGCGGATCAGCACGTGGAGCTGCCCGCATCGTCGGCGACACGCTGGCCACCGTGACACGACTGCGCTCTTCGGCGGCAGCCACCCGGCCGCTGCTGCGAGCCGACTCGGCGTTCTACGGCTACCCAACCGTGGCGGCTGCTCTGCGCGGTGGTGCCGACGTGTCGATCACCGTGCGCCTGGACCCAAAAGTCAAAGCCGCCATCGCCGCCATACCCGAGGACGCCTGGATCTCGATCCAGTACACCGACGCGATCTACGACGAGAACACCCAGCGCTGGATCTCGCGCGCCGAGGTCGCCGAGATCGACTTCACCGCGTTCAGCTCCCGCAAAACCAGCGAGCAGATCCCCGGCAGGCTGGTGGTGCGGCGCATCCCCGACCTCAACCCCGCCAGCGGCGAGGGGCAGACCACCCTGTTCGACACCTGGCGCTTCCATGCCTTCTTCACCACCACCGACCTCGATACCGTCACCGCCGACAAGACCCACCGCGGCCACGCGCTCATCGAGCAGGTCCACGCCGACCTCAAAGACTCTGCTCTGGCCCATCTGCCCTCGGGGCGATTCGGCGCCAACGCCGCCTGGCTGGTGTGCGCAGCGATGGCGTTCAACCTCACCCGCGCCGCGGCCACCCTGACCGGACCAGCGCTGGCCAAAGCCCGCACCGGCACCATCCGCCGCACCCTGATCAGCGTGCCGGCACGCATCGCCTCCTCGGCCCGACGCCTGACCCTGCACCTGCCACGCAACTGGCCCTGGGAAACCGCGTGGAACACCCTGTTCCACAGTCTGTTTGGCCGAAACCGGCCACTGCTGGCCTAA
- a CDS encoding phosphatase domain-containing protein — translation MPRLPRRITSDLTAVVAGLEGKLTERRRDLKVQFGAFRGVHVVVYRGYVAGDVAKVRVRVMETPELPGTSRIPYWDVAQSNVRRHATLSIVGAEVELRIGRYSAAEVTDGHGFAAFSLPVPKLRVGWHAAEAVVAGIDDDDSATGTGWVLKPSLAAPFLVISDIDDTILLTGLTEGVAMVARTLLRHVEQRTAIPGMSALYRGLARGIPGRTGSRRPEPAFFYVSTGSWSFYSMLEQFVELRAFPPGPMFLTDWGPTDRYLRRSGAEHKRSAVRRLFEAYPGMRFVLIGDSGQRDPVIYEELAREFPGRVLAAIIRQVGADDEERNSALSEHAEALRGEGIPMHLVADAAQAAEVAHNLRLCDADTMSEVRAELDD, via the coding sequence ATGCCTCGCCTGCCCCGCCGCATCACCTCGGATCTGACCGCCGTGGTGGCGGGGCTGGAGGGCAAGCTCACCGAGCGTCGCCGCGACCTCAAAGTTCAGTTCGGGGCGTTTCGCGGTGTGCACGTGGTGGTCTACCGCGGGTATGTGGCAGGCGATGTGGCCAAGGTTCGGGTTCGGGTGATGGAAACGCCCGAACTGCCCGGCACCAGTCGCATCCCGTATTGGGATGTGGCGCAGAGCAATGTGCGACGGCACGCCACGCTGTCCATCGTCGGAGCCGAGGTAGAACTGCGCATCGGCAGATACTCGGCCGCCGAGGTCACCGACGGTCACGGCTTCGCCGCCTTCTCGCTGCCCGTGCCTAAGCTGCGGGTCGGCTGGCACGCGGCGGAGGCCGTCGTCGCGGGCATCGACGATGACGACAGCGCCACCGGCACCGGGTGGGTACTCAAACCATCCTTGGCCGCACCGTTTCTGGTGATCTCCGATATCGACGACACGATCCTGCTGACCGGCCTCACCGAGGGCGTGGCGATGGTGGCCAGAACGCTGCTGCGGCATGTGGAACAGCGCACCGCCATCCCCGGCATGTCGGCGCTCTACCGGGGCCTGGCGCGGGGCATCCCCGGTCGTACCGGTAGCCGCCGCCCCGAGCCGGCGTTCTTCTACGTGTCCACGGGAAGCTGGTCGTTCTATTCGATGCTCGAACAATTCGTCGAGCTCCGCGCCTTTCCACCGGGCCCGATGTTCCTCACCGACTGGGGTCCGACCGATCGCTATCTGCGGCGCAGCGGCGCCGAGCACAAGCGCTCAGCTGTGCGCCGGCTGTTCGAGGCCTATCCCGGAATGCGGTTCGTATTGATCGGCGACAGCGGACAGCGTGACCCGGTGATCTACGAAGAGTTGGCGCGCGAGTTTCCGGGGCGGGTGCTGGCGGCCATCATCCGGCAGGTCGGTGCCGACGACGAGGAGCGCAACTCGGCATTGTCCGAGCACGCCGAGGCGCTGCGTGGCGAGGGCATCCCGATGCATCTGGTGGCCGATGCCGCGCAGGCCGCCGAAGTGGCCCACAATCTGCGCCTCTGCGATGCGGACACCATGTCGGAGGTTCGCGCCGAACTGGATGACTAA
- a CDS encoding anti-sigma factor family protein encodes MTTVDGPSSPGGTHPYALWDAAYVLGSLSCAERREFEVHLKGCPSCADAVTDLGGMRALLSQIDRGYVDTLDEPDGYAGLPPLRDELLATVNTRRRRSRAATWTMAVAAALAIGVFAASQSNPMVVTPAPHPGQASALTMTPKKPVPLTATVTLTRRAWGTRIEMQCTYEAGPMDVDYDGDEAGDKLAMVAVGRDGSRTQLATWTARVGMPASLGGSTSMPVDEIASVQIISADAGAVLLERDL; translated from the coding sequence ATGACCACCGTCGACGGTCCGTCCTCGCCCGGCGGCACCCACCCGTACGCGCTGTGGGATGCGGCATACGTGCTGGGATCGCTGTCGTGTGCGGAACGCCGGGAATTCGAAGTGCACCTCAAGGGGTGCCCCTCCTGCGCCGACGCGGTCACCGACCTTGGCGGTATGCGGGCGCTGCTGTCTCAGATCGACCGCGGGTACGTGGACACCCTTGATGAGCCCGATGGGTATGCCGGATTGCCGCCGTTGCGGGACGAGTTGCTGGCCACGGTGAATACCCGGCGGCGTCGGTCACGCGCGGCGACGTGGACGATGGCCGTGGCAGCGGCGTTGGCCATCGGCGTGTTCGCCGCGAGTCAATCCAACCCGATGGTGGTGACACCGGCACCGCACCCCGGGCAGGCATCAGCGCTGACGATGACGCCGAAGAAGCCCGTACCCCTCACCGCCACAGTCACTCTCACTCGTCGGGCGTGGGGCACCCGCATCGAGATGCAATGCACCTACGAGGCCGGCCCGATGGACGTCGACTACGACGGCGACGAAGCCGGCGACAAGCTGGCGATGGTGGCGGTGGGACGCGACGGCAGCCGGACCCAGCTGGCCACCTGGACGGCGCGGGTCGGGATGCCGGCATCCTTGGGTGGCAGCACCTCGATGCCCGTCGACGAAATCGCCTCGGTGCAAATCATTTCCGCCGATGCCGGCGCGGTGCTGCTCGAGCGTGACCTCTGA
- a CDS encoding TetR/AcrR family transcriptional regulator, whose product MSTPTVAANDGVGLPEATGGDARQRILDATVQCFRAYGYEKSSMRLIANTAKVSQTLLHYHFETKEKLFDAAINDVATKLFETAATQLMPTDSVGDNLADAAGLLYTLFIDNLDTVTFVVEFGAAANHNDFLRTAYLEFRDTQRRQFAGLLRSIAGEAAPDHVIDESVRLMEVVLLGMSMQRPFAADEQRLRGDFDSFVIMLITRLFEGLTSG is encoded by the coding sequence ATGTCGACACCAACGGTTGCGGCGAACGACGGTGTCGGGCTCCCCGAGGCCACGGGCGGCGACGCCCGGCAGCGAATCTTGGACGCGACGGTGCAGTGTTTCCGCGCCTACGGGTACGAGAAGTCCTCGATGCGGCTGATCGCGAACACGGCCAAGGTGTCGCAGACCCTCCTGCACTATCACTTCGAAACCAAAGAAAAGCTCTTCGACGCCGCCATCAACGACGTGGCGACCAAACTGTTCGAGACGGCCGCGACTCAACTGATGCCCACAGATTCCGTGGGCGACAACCTGGCCGACGCGGCCGGTTTGTTGTACACCCTGTTCATCGACAACCTCGACACGGTCACCTTCGTCGTCGAGTTCGGGGCGGCCGCCAACCACAACGACTTTCTGCGCACCGCATACCTCGAGTTCCGCGATACCCAACGGCGCCAGTTCGCCGGCTTGCTCCGATCCATCGCCGGTGAGGCGGCGCCGGATCACGTGATCGACGAGTCGGTGCGACTCATGGAAGTCGTGCTCTTGGGAATGTCGATGCAGCGTCCGTTCGCGGCGGACGAGCAGCGCCTGCGCGGCGACTTCGACAGCTTCGTCATTATGCTAATCACGCGGCTCTTCGAAGGCCTGACGTCAGGCTGA
- a CDS encoding cytochrome c biogenesis CcdA family protein: MEQSLMGLAFGAGLVAVLNPCGFAMLPVYMTLVVRGDATGQLTALRRAGVATIEMVFGFMTVFGAFGLLTVSAAATVQQYLPYVTVVIGLVLVGLGIWSLAGRHLPGFNPVTRSSRWAPTAHGGSMFGYGVGYAIASLSCTIGPFLAVTAASFRSGLIVNGLLTYLVYAAGMSLIVGVLAIAAAFANPVGVYRMRRILPYINRFGGALVLLVGLYVGYYGVYEIRIFNGTAAPDDPVITGAGRIQGAVVTWVHGHGGYPWLAALSILMLGAFAVAWTRRLRRTAKVRRVLRLHAGELSPSSF; the protein is encoded by the coding sequence GTGGAACAAAGTCTGATGGGACTTGCGTTCGGCGCCGGATTGGTGGCAGTGCTCAATCCGTGTGGCTTCGCGATGCTGCCTGTCTATATGACGCTGGTCGTGCGCGGCGATGCCACCGGCCAGCTCACGGCGTTGCGCCGCGCGGGAGTGGCCACCATCGAAATGGTGTTTGGGTTCATGACCGTGTTTGGCGCCTTCGGCCTGCTCACCGTGTCCGCTGCCGCGACCGTGCAGCAGTACCTGCCCTACGTCACGGTGGTGATCGGTTTGGTGCTCGTCGGACTCGGCATCTGGTCGCTGGCCGGCCGTCACCTCCCCGGCTTCAACCCGGTGACCCGCAGCAGCCGGTGGGCGCCGACGGCGCACGGTGGCTCGATGTTCGGCTACGGGGTGGGCTACGCGATCGCGTCGCTGTCGTGCACCATCGGACCGTTTCTGGCCGTGACCGCGGCCAGCTTCCGCAGCGGGCTGATCGTCAACGGGCTGCTGACCTATCTGGTCTACGCCGCGGGCATGTCGCTGATCGTCGGTGTGCTGGCCATCGCCGCGGCCTTCGCCAACCCCGTCGGGGTCTACCGCATGCGTCGAATCCTGCCATATATCAACAGGTTCGGCGGCGCTCTGGTACTACTCGTCGGCTTGTATGTCGGCTACTACGGGGTGTACGAGATACGTATCTTCAACGGCACCGCAGCACCGGACGACCCGGTGATCACCGGCGCCGGTCGCATCCAGGGCGCGGTGGTGACGTGGGTGCACGGTCACGGTGGCTACCCGTGGCTCGCGGCACTGTCGATCCTGATGCTGGGCGCGTTCGCGGTCGCCTGGACGAGGCGCCTGCGCCGCACCGCGAAGGTTCGCCGGGTGCTCAGGCTGCATGCCGGTGAGCTGAGTCCGTCTTCTTTCTGA